In Nocardia sp. NBC_01327, the genomic stretch GGACCGCGCTGGATTACGCCGTCCGCCGCCCGGAGCGCATTACGCGCCTGGCCCTGCTGTGCCCCGGCGGCGTCGGCAAGCAGCGTTACGGCTGGATTCTCAAGGAGATGCTCCCCCGGCTGGTCGGCCGCCACGACATCCGCCGCTCGGCCGAGACCGTAACCGGTTTGGACGCAGCACATCTGGGACCCGTCCTGGACGATATCGCCCTGACCTTCACCCACTTCAATCCCCGCACCGAACGCCTCCCCCGCGTCACCGATGCTCAGCTCGCCGCCCTCCCCATGCCGGTCCTGACCATCGTCGGCGATCGCGACGTAATGCTCGACTCCGCCGAAACCGCCCGGCGCATAAGCACATTCGTCCCGCACGCCACGGTCGACATCCTCCCCGGCGTCGGCCACGCCATCCTCGGCCAATCCGACACGGTGCTCAATTTCCTCCGCACCCCCGCCACCGGCCACTGAACCAGCCCGGCCCCGCTCCGAGTCGTGGAGCGGGGCCGGGCGAGAGCTCTTGTCTCGCTACAGGATGCGAGACAGGAAGGCCTTGGTGCGGTCGTGCTGGGGGTTGGCCAGGATCTCGCGTGGATCACCGGCCTCCACTACCACTCCGGCGTCCATGAACACCAGCTGATCGGCAACCTCACGGGCGAAACCCATTTCGTGGGTCACGACCACCATGGTCATACCGTCGGCCGCCAATTCGCGCATGACGCCGAGGACTTCGCCGACGAGTTCCGGGTCCAGCGCCGAGGTGGGCTCGTCGAAGAGCATCAGCTTGGGATCCATGGCCAGCGCCCGCGCGATGGCGACCCGCTGCTGCTGACCGCCGGACAGCTGTGCCGGATAGGAGTAGGCCTTGTCCGCCAAGCCGACTCGGTCCAGCAGCTCGCGGGCGCGGGCGACGGCGACGGTCTTCTTCAGCTTCTTCACCTGGGTGGGCGCCTCGATGACGTTCTCGAGGACCGTCCGGTGCGGGAAGAGGTTGAAATGCTGGAACACCATGCCGATATCGCGGCGCTGCTTGGACGCGTCGCGCGGATGGAGTTCGTACAGCTTGCCGCCCTTCTCGCGATAGCCGACGAGCACGCCGTCCACGTAGAGCCGTCCGGCGTTCACATCCTCGAGATGGTTGATGCAGCGCAGGAAGGTGGACTTGCCGGACCCCGACGGGCCGATGAGGCACATCACCTCACCGCGCTTGACCTCCAGCGAAATCCCTTTGAGCACATTGAGTGCGCCGAAATTCTTGTACACCTGTTCGGCGCGCACCATCGGCGCCGAGGCATCTTCGAGACTCATTTGCGCCCATCCCCTCCGACGGCCTGCGCGGCGACCAGGGCGCGCTCCTGCCGTCCGGTCAGCTTCCGCGAGGTACCCCGCGAGTAGTAGCGCTCCAGGTAGAACTGGCCCACCATCAGCACACTCGTAATGAGCAGGTACCAGGTCGCCGCGACCAGCAGCAGCGGAATCGGCTGGAAGTTCACACCGTAGATATCCCGCGCCCGGCCGTACAGGTCGGTGGTGAGCGGGATGGCCGTCACCAGCGAGGTGGTCTTGAGCATGGAGATGAGCTCATTGCCGGTCGGCGGGATGATCACCCGCATGGCCTGCGGCAGCACCGTGCGGGTCATGGTCTGCGACCACGACATGCCCAGCGCCACCGACGCCTCGCGCTGCCCGTCATCGACGGAATTGATTCCGGCGCGGACGATTTCGGCCATATAGGCGGCTTCGTTCAGCCCCAGGCCGACCACCGCGAAGAAGAACGGCGCCGACCAGTGCTGCACATCGAAATTCGCGAACGACGGCCCGAAGGGCACGCCCACGGTGACCGTCTTGTACAGCGAGGGGAACAGACCCCAGAACACCAACTGCACGTACACCGGCGTCCCGCGGAAGATCCACAGGTACGCCCACGCCACCGAGCGCAGCACCGGATTCGGCGACAGCCGCATGACCGCCAGCAGCACCCCGAGTAGCACGCCGATGAACATGGCCAGCACGGTCAGCTCCAGCGTGACCGCGGCGCCCTTGGCAATGTTGATGTCGCGCAGGTACTTCCAGTACGTGTCCCAGTGATACGCCGGGTTCGTCTTGGCACCGTAGAGGAACAGCCCCACCAGCGTCAGCAGCACCACGGCGGCGATCCACCGGCCCGGCCGTCGCAGCGGAATCGCTTTGATCGGCTGCGGGTCGGTGGAATTCGCGACCGTCACGGCCGAGGCTGCGGAATTAGTCTCGTCCTGTGACATCGAGCGTTATCAGCTCTGCGCGCCGTTGATGACCGACTTGGTGATCACGCCGTCCTGAACGCCCCAGTTCTCGGCGATCTGCTTGTACTGACCGCTGTCGATCAGGTGCTGCAGGGCCTCCTGCAGGACCGGCGCCAGGGTGGAGCCCTTCTTGACCGGCCAGCCGTACGGCGCCGAATCGAACATCGCGCCGGCGGCCTCGATGGTGCCCTGGTTCTGCTTGATGGCGTACGCGGTCACCGGGGAGTCGGCGGACATGGCGTCGACCTGGCCGTTCACCAGTGCGGTGGCTGCGGCGCTCTGCTCGTCGTAGGCGACCTTGGTGATCTCCGGCTTGCCCGCGGCGGTGCACTTGGCGCTCTTGGCCGGGATCTCGTCGGTGTCCTGAACGGTGGTGCGCTGCACCGCGACTCGCTTGCCGCAGGCATTGTTCGGGTCGACCGGCTTACCCTTCTGCTGGGCCCACTGGCTGCCCGCGTTGAAGTAGTCGACGAAGTCCGCGGTGGCCTCGCGCTCCTTGTTGTCGGTGAACGACGACATGCCGATGTTGTAGGTGCCGGCCTCGATGGCCGGGATGATCTTCTCGAAGTCCGACTCCTGGTAGTCGGCCGACACGCCGAGCACCTTGGCGACGGCGTCCACCAGGTCGACGTCGAATCCGACGATCTTGCCGGTGCCCGGATCCTTGTACTCGTTGGGCGAGTAGGGGACGTTCACGCCGACAACGATCTTGCCGCTGCTCTTGATGTCCGCGGGCAGCTTGGCGGCGATGGTGTCGACCTTGGACACATCCACCTTGGAAACCGCAGGCGCATTGGAGTCGGAATTACTCGTACACGCGGTCAGCGCCAGGGCGCCGCCCGCTAGTACGCAGACGGCCCGCAGGGCACGCCCGCGGAAATCTTTACGAACAGACACAGCAGTCCTCCACAGTTCGGTCACGCGACAACCGGGCGTCGCCCGCCGATTGAAATGTAAGCGAGTCGAACATTCCATGCGGGTCGGTAACCGAACATTAATCGGCGACACGCCGATGCATGGCCGATACACGCCCGGTTCCGGAAGTGCGCTCACCAGCGGTGCAGCCGGGCCCGCACCTGCTCGGTGAATTCGGTGGTAGATGCTAACCCACCCAAATCGGATGTGGCGACTCCGGACCGCAACGTCTCGGCAACCGCATGTTCGATCCGCTCGGCCACCCGCCGCAGCGCGCTGTAGGAATCGCGTTCCGCGAGCCAGTGCAGCAGCATGGCGGACGAGGCCAGCAGCGCAACCGGATTGGCCCGATTGTGCCCGGCCAGTCGCGGTGCGGCGCCGTGCACGGCCTGCGCCATCGCCTGGTGCTGTGAACAATTCAGCGACGGGGCCATCCCCAGTGAGCCACTCAGTTCACCGGCCAGATCCGACAGGATGTCGCCGAAGAGATTCTCGGTCACGATGACATCGAAATCGGCGGGCGTGCGCACCAGCAGCGCCGCCACCGCATCCGCGTGCTCATCGTTCACCGCGACGTCCGGATAGGCGGCGGCGACCTCGTAGCACACGTCCCGGAACATGCCCATGGTCATCGGCAGCACATTCGCCTTGTGCACGATGGTGAGCCGCCTACTCCGGGTCTGCGCGATTCCGAAGGCCAAGTGCGCAATTCGCTCAGTCGCCGCGCGCGTCACCACCCCGACCGACAGCGCCACATCCGCGGTGGGCTGGAACTCCCCCGAGCCCGCGAACATATTCCGGTCCGCGTAGAGCCCCTCGCTGTTCTCCCGGACGATCACCAGATCCATGTCCGGGGTGGTCGCGCGGACGCCGTCCAGGGTCCGCGCCGGGCGGATATTTCCGTACAGGCCGAATCGTTTGCGGATCGCGCCGCCCGGCGGCAGGCCGGTGCGGTGGTCGGCGGGATAGGAGGCATTGTCGTGCGGGCCCATGATCCAGGCGTCCAGACCCTCGAGCGCCCGCAGCGTCGGTTCCGGCATCGGATCGCCGAATTCCTCGATGGCGGCGTGTCCGATGAGCAGCGGCACCCATTCGATGGGCGGCAGACCCACCACTTCGACGGCGTCGTCGACCACGGCACGGGTGGCCCGCACGATCTCCGGGCCGATGCCGTCGCCCTCGATGAGGCCCAGCCGGAGCCGAATATCACTGTCGCCCGGTAGCCGAGTCTCGCTGTCGCTCATGACAGTCATCCTCGCGCAATCGGCCGAACGGCCGGGCGGCGGCACGCGGTTGGCGGCTACCGTAGTGGGTAAAGGGAAGAGAACAGCAGGGACCGGTGTTGGACCGGGAAACCCGACACGAGAGGACGTCATGGCCACCCAGACACTGACCGAGCAGAACTTCGACGAGACCGTCACCGGGAGTGATGTCGTTCTCGTCGATTTCTGGGCCGCTTGGTGCGGTCCGTGCCGCCAGTTCGCCCCGACCTTCGAAGCGTCCTCGGAGAATCACCCCGACGTCGTCTTCGGCAAGGTGGATACCGAGGCCGAGCAGGGACTCGCCGCTGCTGCCAATATCCGTTCCATCCCCACCCTGATGGCCTTCCGCGAAGGCGTGCTGGTCTTCGCGCAGCCCGGTGCACTGCCGCCGGCCGCGCTGGAGGACCTCATCGGGCAGGTGAAGGCGCTCGATATGGAAGAGGTCCGCAAGCAGCTCGCGGAGCAGCAGGGCGCCGAACAGGGTGCTGAGCAGTAAGGGAAACCCCCTCGCGCAGTACACAATTCACACGATCGAATGCGCCGCACCCCGGAAAGGGTTGCGGCGCATTCGTTTATGCGTCAGGCGAAGGTGTTGATACCGGCGATCATGGCGCGGACGGTGGATTCCGCACTGTCGTCGGCCAGGGCGGCGCCCCACCCGCGACGGCCGTTGAACTCGCACAGCACGAAGGTGGCGGTGCCGATTTCGGTGCGGCGCTGATGGAACTGCAGGATCTCGATGGGATAGCCCTCGTCGTAGAGCGCCGAGGTGAGTGCGGCGACCGGGCTGCCGGTCGCGGTGACGGTGCGCAGCCGGCCGGCGAACTCCAGGGTCGCGGTGAAATTCGCGGCGCGGAGGTGAGTCCATTCGCTCAGTTTGAGCGCGCCCGCATCACGGCAGTAGCGATCGTAGAACTGAGCGGGGCTCAGGCCGGCGCTCTCGGCCCGCAGACTCGCGGGGGCAGCGGCGATGAACATGTGGGTATCGATGGTCAGTGTCATTGGACTAGGTCTTCCCGACTTCTTCGCAGAATTTGGCAGAGGGGACCAGCACAAGAAAAAGATTCACACGGCCCGCAGCGGGGGGGCCGGTCCGAAATCAGACCCCGCTGCGGCGGAGAACTACGAGTACGCGCGCCACAGCCACCATCGCGGTGAGCGGAACAAGCGCGGCGCGGTCGCGGTCGGCGACATTCTGCGCTGCGCTGCGGCTGTTGGCGGGATTCGGCACGGCACCGAGCATAAGGGCTGATACAGGCATTGGCAACCATATTCGTCTTCGACTCACGGGTAACTTTGCCGCAGGTCATCCGCCTGTGGCGCGCGCCATAGCAACCTCCGTCACCAGCTATAGCAACCTCGGATGCCACAATGGGCAAACCCTGTCGGACTGTCGTTCGAACCCTCCGTGAACTCCGAGGAGCACCTCCGCGATGACCGATCCGAAAATCATGCAGACGATCA encodes the following:
- a CDS encoding alpha/beta fold hydrolase; this translates as MSTTVPKTLAPIYKSEAGAEAISRRYREVLGDWPIPAEQLRIPTREGETFVLASGPQDAPPLVLLHGSGANSSTWRGDIAAWSKDFRTYAVDLVGEPGGSAPSRPKLDSDAVALWLDDVLAGLGISSTAVVGMSLGGWTALDYAVRRPERITRLALLCPGGVGKQRYGWILKEMLPRLVGRHDIRRSAETVTGLDAAHLGPVLDDIALTFTHFNPRTERLPRVTDAQLAALPMPVLTIVGDRDVMLDSAETARRISTFVPHATVDILPGVGHAILGQSDTVLNFLRTPATGH
- a CDS encoding amino acid ABC transporter ATP-binding protein, with product MSLEDASAPMVRAEQVYKNFGALNVLKGISLEVKRGEVMCLIGPSGSGKSTFLRCINHLEDVNAGRLYVDGVLVGYREKGGKLYELHPRDASKQRRDIGMVFQHFNLFPHRTVLENVIEAPTQVKKLKKTVAVARARELLDRVGLADKAYSYPAQLSGGQQQRVAIARALAMDPKLMLFDEPTSALDPELVGEVLGVMRELAADGMTMVVVTHEMGFAREVADQLVFMDAGVVVEAGDPREILANPQHDRTKAFLSRIL
- a CDS encoding amino acid ABC transporter permease, whose translation is MSQDETNSAASAVTVANSTDPQPIKAIPLRRPGRWIAAVVLLTLVGLFLYGAKTNPAYHWDTYWKYLRDINIAKGAAVTLELTVLAMFIGVLLGVLLAVMRLSPNPVLRSVAWAYLWIFRGTPVYVQLVFWGLFPSLYKTVTVGVPFGPSFANFDVQHWSAPFFFAVVGLGLNEAAYMAEIVRAGINSVDDGQREASVALGMSWSQTMTRTVLPQAMRVIIPPTGNELISMLKTTSLVTAIPLTTDLYGRARDIYGVNFQPIPLLLVAATWYLLITSVLMVGQFYLERYYSRGTSRKLTGRQERALVAAQAVGGDGRK
- a CDS encoding ABC transporter substrate-binding protein, giving the protein MSVRKDFRGRALRAVCVLAGGALALTACTSNSDSNAPAVSKVDVSKVDTIAAKLPADIKSSGKIVVGVNVPYSPNEYKDPGTGKIVGFDVDLVDAVAKVLGVSADYQESDFEKIIPAIEAGTYNIGMSSFTDNKEREATADFVDYFNAGSQWAQQKGKPVDPNNACGKRVAVQRTTVQDTDEIPAKSAKCTAAGKPEITKVAYDEQSAAATALVNGQVDAMSADSPVTAYAIKQNQGTIEAAGAMFDSAPYGWPVKKGSTLAPVLQEALQHLIDSGQYKQIAENWGVQDGVITKSVINGAQS
- a CDS encoding isocitrate/isopropylmalate dehydrogenase family protein, translating into MSDSETRLPGDSDIRLRLGLIEGDGIGPEIVRATRAVVDDAVEVVGLPPIEWVPLLIGHAAIEEFGDPMPEPTLRALEGLDAWIMGPHDNASYPADHRTGLPPGGAIRKRFGLYGNIRPARTLDGVRATTPDMDLVIVRENSEGLYADRNMFAGSGEFQPTADVALSVGVVTRAATERIAHLAFGIAQTRSRRLTIVHKANVLPMTMGMFRDVCYEVAAAYPDVAVNDEHADAVAALLVRTPADFDVIVTENLFGDILSDLAGELSGSLGMAPSLNCSQHQAMAQAVHGAAPRLAGHNRANPVALLASSAMLLHWLAERDSYSALRRVAERIEHAVAETLRSGVATSDLGGLASTTEFTEQVRARLHRW
- the trxA gene encoding thioredoxin; protein product: MATQTLTEQNFDETVTGSDVVLVDFWAAWCGPCRQFAPTFEASSENHPDVVFGKVDTEAEQGLAAAANIRSIPTLMAFREGVLVFAQPGALPPAALEDLIGQVKALDMEEVRKQLAEQQGAEQGAEQ
- a CDS encoding 2-keto-3-deoxygluconate kinase, with translation MTLTIDTHMFIAAAPASLRAESAGLSPAQFYDRYCRDAGALKLSEWTHLRAANFTATLEFAGRLRTVTATGSPVAALTSALYDEGYPIEILQFHQRRTEIGTATFVLCEFNGRRGWGAALADDSAESTVRAMIAGINTFA